The Breoghania sp. genome has a segment encoding these proteins:
- a CDS encoding sulfite exporter TauE/SafE family protein codes for MDQLITLIPPDISPAFAIMLIVLSFLTSMMTAAVGIGGGVVLLAVMATAVPMTVLVPVHGVIQFGSNAGRAIVQARHADRAIMFYIAAGGLLGAWIGGHLAVQLPDTLLKAGLGAFVLWSLWGKKPTYARLSRPLLLLAGFVTSILTMFIGATGPFMGALLAPMMSNRHVFVGTFAACMTFQHLIKVVVFGMLGFAFGPWIVLMISMIGTGFLGTLTGTMLLGRMPEAVFRKVFAVVMTVLAANLLLQGAGVELL; via the coding sequence ACCTCCATGATGACGGCGGCTGTCGGCATCGGGGGCGGGGTCGTGCTGCTTGCGGTGATGGCGACGGCCGTACCCATGACCGTTCTCGTGCCCGTTCACGGGGTCATCCAGTTCGGATCGAATGCGGGGCGCGCGATCGTCCAGGCGCGTCATGCCGATCGCGCCATCATGTTCTATATCGCGGCCGGTGGACTTCTCGGCGCCTGGATCGGTGGTCATCTGGCCGTTCAGCTTCCCGATACCCTGCTGAAGGCCGGGCTCGGCGCTTTCGTGCTCTGGTCGCTTTGGGGGAAAAAGCCGACCTACGCCCGGCTGTCCCGGCCGCTTTTGCTGCTTGCGGGCTTCGTCACGTCGATCCTGACGATGTTCATCGGCGCGACAGGGCCCTTCATGGGGGCGCTCCTGGCGCCGATGATGAGCAACCGGCATGTCTTTGTCGGCACCTTTGCTGCCTGCATGACCTTTCAGCATCTGATCAAGGTCGTCGTCTTCGGCATGCTCGGCTTCGCTTTCGGGCCCTGGATCGTGCTGATGATCTCGATGATCGGCACGGGGTTTCTGGGCACGCTGACGGGCACCATGCTGCTCGGGCGGATGCCGGAGGCGGTGTTTCGCAAGGTATTTGCGGTCGTGATGACAGTCCTGGCGGCGAACTTGCTCCTGCAAGGCGCAGGGGTGGAGCTGCTTTGA
- a CDS encoding GNAT family protein has translation MNDVAPKTPPRPVLPITLEGRFVRLEPIAGHHRAGLAALYADAGAKIFRNSPFPGSFDDYIDAALAALTPDHHLPFVVRAQGTDAFIGMTRLFDILPSDRGLEIGYTWYHPTFWGGPTNPECKLLLMTHAFEGCGYERVQLKTDARNLHSQAAMTKMGATCEGTLRHHKVRSDGLWRDSVFFSVLAQEWPAVKAGLQARLAG, from the coding sequence ATGAATGATGTTGCCCCCAAGACGCCGCCCCGCCCCGTGCTGCCGATCACGCTCGAAGGCCGTTTCGTCCGGCTGGAGCCGATTGCCGGGCATCATCGCGCCGGTCTTGCCGCGCTTTATGCCGATGCCGGGGCGAAGATCTTCCGGAATTCGCCCTTTCCAGGCTCTTTCGACGATTACATCGATGCCGCCCTTGCCGCGCTGACACCCGATCATCACCTGCCCTTCGTGGTCCGCGCGCAAGGCACCGACGCCTTTATCGGCATGACGCGGCTTTTCGACATTCTGCCGTCCGACCGCGGTCTGGAGATCGGCTACACCTGGTATCACCCGACCTTCTGGGGCGGACCGACCAATCCCGAGTGCAAGCTGCTGCTCATGACCCATGCCTTTGAAGGCTGCGGATATGAGCGGGTGCAGCTCAAGACAGACGCCCGCAACCTGCACTCGCAGGCCGCCATGACCAAGATGGGGGCAACCTGCGAAGGCACGCTGCGCCATCACAAGGTGCGTTCCGACGGCCTCTGGCGCGACTCCGTCTTTTTCTCCGTGCTTGCGCAGGAATGGCCTGCGGTAAAGGCCGGTCTTCAGGCGCGGCTTGCCGGGTGA